A region from the Vicia villosa cultivar HV-30 ecotype Madison, WI linkage group LG3, Vvil1.0, whole genome shotgun sequence genome encodes:
- the LOC131657318 gene encoding cell number regulator 6-like, with amino-acid sequence MEERSHYVKLTKEQKPHEDINPGELNQPIEVPQLAVPKCMECGQALPESYAPPADEPWMTGICGCFEDRDSCLTGLFCPCVLFGRNVESLYEDATWNAPCICHAIFIEGGIALATATAILNGIIDPGTSFLIVEGLFFTWWMCGIYTGQVRQTLQKNYHLENSPADPCCVHCFMHWCALCQEHREMKGRLSESLSSETTLVNAPPIQEMKSTGEKESAGSSSSSSANNSEHTSLEMQAL; translated from the exons ATGGAGGAACGGAGCCATTACGTGAAGCTGACTAAAGAGCAAAAACCTCATGAAGATATCAATCCTGGTGAACTCAATCAGCCTATTGAGGTTCCTCAG TTGGCGGTTCCGAAGTGCATGGAATGTGGACAGGCACTACCAGAAAGCTATGCACCTCCTGCTGATGAGCCTTGGATGACCGGGATTTGTGGATGTTTTGAAGATAGAGATAGTT GTTTGACAGGACTGTTTTGTCCCTGTGTTTTATTTGGCCGCAATGTAGAAAGCTTGTATGAAGACGCTACTTGGAATGCACCATGCATTTGTCATGCCATTTTTATCGAGGGTGGAATCGCTCTGGCGACGGCAACTGCAATCTTGAATGGTATAATTGACCCAGGGACATCATTTCTCATTGTGGAGGGTTTGTTTTTTACTTGGTGGATGTGTGGCATATACACCGGTCAGGTTCGGCAAACCTTGCAGAAGAATTATCACTTAGAG AATTCTCCCGCTGATCCTTGTTGTGTCCACTGCTTCATGCACTGGTGTGCCTTGTGTCAAGAGCACAGGGAAATGAAGGGACGCCTCTCGGAGAGTCTTTCCTCAGAAACGACCCTCGTAAACGCGCCTCCGATTCAAGAAATGAAGTCTACCGGTGAAAAGGAAAGTGCTGGatcatcctcctcctcttctGCTAACAACAGTGAGCATACTAGTTTAGAAATGCAGGCTCTATAA